The Pseudopipra pipra isolate bDixPip1 chromosome 6, bDixPip1.hap1, whole genome shotgun sequence genome includes a region encoding these proteins:
- the AIP gene encoding AH receptor-interacting protein: MAQQVEQLRADGVHKEVLREGTGPLPDFRDGTKATFHYRTLRCDDEETPLDDSRARGKPMELIAGKKFKLPVWEAVLRTMRPGERARFRCDTKHVVLYPLVSKSLRNIAAGKDPLEGQRHCCSIAQMHEHYSLGYPDLDELQKNPQPLIFDIEVLKVEPPGSYQQDPWAMTDEEKLQAVPLIHKEGNELYRQGKVPEAAAKYYDAIACLKNLQMKEQPGSPDWIELDQKITPLLLNYCQCKLQSEEYYEVLDHCSSILNKYEDNVKAYFKRGKAHAAVWNVAEAQADFAKVLSLDPSLRPVVSKELRSLEARLREKDAEDKIRFKGIFSQ, translated from the exons ATGGCGCAGCAGGTCGAGCAGCTGCGGGCGGACGGCGTGCACAAGGAGGTGCTGCGGGAGGGCACCGGGCCGCTGCCGGACTTCCGCGACGGCACCAAG GCCACCTTCCATTACCGAACGCTGCGGTGCGACGATGAGGAGACGCCGCTGGACGACAGCCGAGCGCGGGGGAAGCCCATGGAGCTGATCGCCGGGAAGAAGTTCAAGCTGCCGGTGTGGGAGGCGGTGCTGCGGACCATGCGGCCGGGGGAGCGTGCGCGCTTCCGCTGCGACACCAAG CACGTGGTGCTCTACCCGCTGGTGTCCAAGAGCCTGCGGAACATCGCAGCGGGGAAGGACCCGCTGGAGGGCCAGCGGCACTGCTGCAGCATCGCCCAGATGCATGAGCACTATTCCCTGGGGTACCCCGACCTCGACGAGCTCCAGAAGAACCCCCAGCCCCTCATCTTTGACATCGAGGTGCTCAAG GTGGAGCCGCCCGGCTCCTACCAGCAGGACCCATGGGCCATGACGGATGAGGAGaagctccaggctgtgcccctGATCCACAAGGAAGGCAACGAGCTGTACCGGCAGGGCAAGGTGCCCGAGGCAGCTGCCAAATACTACGATGCCATCGCCTGTCTCAAGAACCTGCAGATGAAG GAGCAGCCGGGCTCTCCGGACTGGATCGAGCTTGACCAGAAGATCACACCCCTGCTCTTGAACTACTGCCAGTGCAAGCTGCAGAGCGAGGAGTACTACGAGGTGCTGGATCACTGCTCCTCCATCCTCAACAAGTATGAGG ACAACGTCAAGGCCTACTTCAAGCGGGGCAAGGCCCACGCGGCCGTGTGGAACGTGGCAGAGGCGCAGGCTGACTTCGCTAAGGTGCTGTCCCTCGACCCCTCACTGCGCCCCGTGGTGTCCAAGGAGCTGCGGAGCCTGGAAGCGCGGCTGCGGGAGAAGGACGCCGAGGACAAGATCCGCTTCAAGGGCATCTTCTCCCAGTAG